The DNA segment GGAGGTCTTCAACTCCGACGTCACGGCCGCGCTCACCCCCGCCAACGAGGTCGTCTCCGTGGCGGGCCAGTTCTTCCCCGGTGCGGCAACGGCAGGCCGTGCCCGTCGGACCGCCGGGACCACCGCCGAGGAGGCGGTCGCCGTCGCGGCCTTCGACCTGACGGGACAGCAGTACCCCGCGGCGTCCTTCGCCGTCGAGGAGGACGGGGAGGCGGACAGGGCAGGGGGCTACCGGACCTACCGGTTCGAAGAGCCCGCACCGGGCTCCCGGCCGCCGTTCGACCGTCCCGTGCGGGTCAAGGAGGTGCTGTTCCCGCTCGGGCAGGGGCAGTTCGTCCCTGCCTTCTACCTGGAGCTGTGGATCAGGACCCTCCCGGCCTTCAGCTACGTCGTCGACGCGGTCGGCGCCCCCGACGTGCTGTTCCGGCGGAACCTCCGCGCGGACGCGGCGTTCACGTACCGGGTGCACAACACCGGTGATGCCGTCTGCCGGCCGGAGGACGGGCCGGCGCCCGGCTCGCCGCACCCGACCGGCATCCCCGACGGGTTCCAGGCCCCGACCATCGACCAGCGGCTGGTCACGGTGGAGAGCCTCGACGGCCGCGACCCGTGGCTCCCCGCGGACGCGACGACCACCGCCGGCAACAACTGCGTGGCGTACGCGGACCTGGCCGGGCCCGACGGCCTCGGCCCCGGCGACGTCCTCGGTACCGTGACGGGGCCGCGCACCTTCGACCACGTCTACGACCACACGAAGCCGGCGAGCGACCCGACGAACCTGCAGTCGAGCGTGGTCGGCATGTTCTTCCACGTGAACTGGCTGCACGACCGCTGGTACGAGGCCGGGTTCGACGAGGCCGCCGGGAACGCCCAGCGGGACGACCTCGGACGGGGCGGGATCGGCGGGGACCCGGTCCTGGCCGAGGGCAACGACTTCAGCGGCACCGACAACGCGAACATGCAGACACCGGCGGACGGCGCCAGCCCCCGCATGCAGATGTTCGAGTTCCGCGGCGTCGCCCCGCGGCCCTCCCGCACCAGCAACTTCGAGGCCCTGATCACCTTCCACGAGATGGGTCACTACGTGACCAACCGCCTCGTCGGGAACGCCGCCGGGCTCCTCAACCGTCAGGGCGGGGCGATGGGGGAGGGCTGGGGCGACTTCTTCGCCATCTGCATGACCTCCCAGCCCAGCGACCCCTTCACGTCCGGGGTCTTCCCGGTCGGCGGCTGGACCGATCTGACGCCCACGTTCGACGACAACTACTACTTCTCGATCCGCCGGTACCCGTACTCGGTCGACCTGTCCAAGAACCCGCTGACGTTCCGGCACATCAGCAACGGCGTCGTCCTCCCGATCGGCCCGTCGCGCAACCCCGACGCCGGTGGCGCGAACAGCGAGGTGCACAACGCCGGCGAGGTCTGGTGTGCAGCCCTGTGGGAGGTGTTCGTCGACCTCGTCGTCGCGCACGGTCACGCGGAGGCGGAGCGGCGCGTGCTCGAGTACGTCATCGGCGGCCTCAAGCTGACGCCGTCTATGCCGACCTTCACGCAGGCCCGCGACGGGGTCCTCAGCGCCGTCAGCGCACTCGACCCCGGTGACCTGCCCGTCGTCTGGCAGGGGTTCGCCAAGCGCGGCATGGGCGTCGGCGCGGTGTCCCCGCCCTCGACGTCGACGTCCCTCGCCGGCGTGGTCGAGGACTTCACCACCCCCTGAGCCATCGGAGAGGCACGCCGTGAAGCTGATCCTGTTCGACCTCGGCCAGACCCTCGAGGACGGGGACGTGCTCCTCCCGGGCGCCCGGGAGGTGCTCGAGGCGATCTCCGCACTCCGCGACGGGAACGGAGCGGCCGCGCTGCTCGGGCTGGTCTCCGACTTCGACATGCCGACCGAGCCGTCGGAGGTCCCGGAGATCCAGCAGCGGTACCACGCGCTGCTCGACCACCTCGGCATCCGGCCGTTCTTCGAGCCGGTCGCCGAGCGGGTGACGTTGTCCACCGAGGTGGGCGCGTTCAAGCCCGACGAGGCGGTGTTCCGCGCGGCGGTCACGAAGGCCGATCCGGCGCTGGCGTTCTCCGACGTGCTCTTCGTGACCGAGAACCGCGGTCACGTCCTGGCCGCCCGGCGTCTCGGCCTGGCGGCCGCGCACCTGCGCGGGCCGGGTCAGACGGACGGCGAGGTGGACTCGCTCGCGGACCTCGTCCCGGTGGTGCGGGAGTTCGTCAGCGATGCGGGCGCCCAGGTGGCGACCGTCGTCGTGGTCGCCGCGGACGGTGACGCAGGAGCGGCGGCCGCGGCCGCCGGCCTGGCGTGGACGATGCTCGGCGAGGTCCTGGTGGTCACTGGCCCCGCTGCTCGCGTCCAGCAGTTCGTCGCCACGGCCGGCGCGGCGCCACCGGTGCCCTGCACCGTGGACCGGCAGCACCTGCGGCTGGTCATCCAGATCGGTCGGCTGTTCCAGGAGGAGCACCCCGAGGTGCCGGTGGTCGTCGACAAGGGGCGCTACCTCGTCGTCGCTCTCGAACCGGGTGCCGGCGCGCTCCTCGACCGACCCGAGGACGGTCACTACGCCGTCCGTCCGCTGCCCACCGACGCCGTGGTCTTCGCGCAGCGCGCCGCCGGGCCGCGGCAGGGGGCGGCTCCCGCGGTCGATCGCCGAGGTCCGGTCGCGGCTCTCTCGCGGGCGACCTTCGCGGCCGACCTGGGCACCCTGGCCGGCTCCCGCACCCGGCACTCGACGGGGGATGGGTTCCTCGCCGCCGTCGACTGGGCGCGGACCGAGTTGGCGGCGCACGGTTACGCCACCCAGGTGCAGACGCTGCCGGTGGGCGCCGGGACGACGCAGAACCTCATCGCCGACCGCCCAGGAGGTGCGGACGGGCGCGGCGTCGTGATCGTCACCGCCCACCTCGACTCGGTGAACCTGCGGGGCGGCCCGGCGGCGGCCGCGCCCGGCGCCGACGACAACGCCTCCGGTGCCGCCGGCGTGCTGGCGATCGGGCGGGCACTGGCCGGGCACACGGGCGGGCACGACCTGCGGCTGATCCTGTTCGGCGGCGAGGAGCAGGGGCTGATCGGCAGCCGTCACTACGTCGCCGGGCTCTCCCCGGCCGAGCGCGCCCGCATCCGGGCCGTGGTGAACATGGACATGATCGCCGGGCGCAACACCGACACACCGACGGTCCTGCTCGAGGGAGCGGCCGTGTCGCAGGAGGTCATCGACGCCCTGGCCGCGGTGGCTGCTGCACACACGTCGCTCGTCGTCCAGACGAGCCTCACCCCGTTCAACAGCGACCACGTGCCGTTCCTCGACCGGGGTGTCCCGACCGTCCTGACCATCGAGGGGGCAGACGGAGCCAATGCCAGGGTGCACACCGAGCTCGACACCGTGGAGTCGTGCGACGTCGACCTGGCACTGGAGATCCTGCGGATGAACGTCGCCTTCGTCGCGCAGGTCCTCGACGAGCGCTGAGTCCACCCGCCCTCCACCGCCCGGGCCGACCGGACGTCCCGGCGTCGGTCGACACCGCACGTATCACCGTCCCCGAGCGGGGCTCCTACGAGCAGGGCCCGGGGTGCAGCTCCGGACCAGGGTGTCGAGGGGGCGTGACATGGGTTCCACCACGGCGCGACTGGACCTGCTGGGCGGGTTCAGGCTCCAGGTCAGCGGTGCGCACCCGCGCGCTGCGGCGGACGACCTGCCCAGGGGAGTGCAGCGGCTGGTCGCGCACCTGGGTCTGTCCCACCGTCCGGCGCGCTCCGCCGTCGCCGGCCTCCTGTGGCCCGAGGTCCCCGAGTCCCAGGCCCAGGGCAGTCTGCGTTCGGCCCTCTGGCGGCTGCAGAAGATGGCGCCGGGGGTCATCGAGGTGTCCGGCGGGGTGCTCGCGCTGGCGCCCGCCGTCCGGGTCGACGTCCGGGAGTTCGACGTGTGGGCGCACGCCTCGATCGACCCGCGGGTCGACGTCGACCGGTCCGTGCTGGCCGAGGTCGGCCTGTCCGGGGAGCTCCTGCCGGGCTGGTACGACGACTGGGTGCTGCTGGAGCGCGACCGGCTGCGCCAGCTGCGCCTGCACGCCCTGGAGGCCCTGGCCGACAAGCTGACCGCGGTCGGGCGCCATGGGGAGGCGCTGCAGGCGGCGCACGCCGCCGTCCGGGCCGAACCGCTCAGGGAGACCGCCCGCCGAGCGCTCATGCGCATCCAGCTCGCGCAGGGCAACGTCGCGGAGGCCCTTCGCACCTACGAGTCCTTCCGTCGGTACCTCTTCGACGAGCTGGGCGTCGCCCCGTCGTCGCAGATGGACGACCTGGTCGCGGGCATCCGCCGTCCACGGCGGGTCCCCGCGCTGGTGTCGGTGCCCAGCGGCGGTGCGTCGGCGGCCCACCGCACCGGCTGGACCGTCGGGTCCCAGGACGTGTCGTCAGGCAGCGGTAGGTCCGGGCACGTCGCCCGGGGACGGCAGTGAGCGGTCGCGATCACCAGCGGATGTCGTCGGTCCCCTCCAGCGGCGCCCGGCGATCCAGCGCCTCCGGCACGGTGAGTGTGTCGGCGTCCCTGAGGACGTCCGGGAACCGCAGTCCGGTGCGCTCCTCGAGCTCGCGTACCGCGGTCTGGAAGACCCGGAACTCGTCGAGCTCCAGGGCCTCGAGCTGGTCGAGGCCCTGGGTCAGCAGGAACGCGCGGGCGCGGAGCGTCCCGCCCTCGCGGAAGACGAGCACCTTCCAGTACTCGCGCGGCAGCTGCACCCCGCGGTAGACGCGGTCGTCGTCCTGGAAGACCGGCCCACCGAACACGCTGATCCGCAGGTCCTCCACGTCGACGTCGGCGAAGACGGCGTCCTCCAACCGACCCCACACACCGGCGCGGGCGCTCTGGTTGAAGTCGTCCATCTGCGGCGTGATGTTGGTGAAGAAGAAGGAGTCGGTGTTGGCCTTCTTCGCGACCGGGAGGCTGCCCCAGAGCAGGTCCGCGCGCCGGGCCAGGTGTCCCCGGTCGAGGTCGTTGTCCGAGTAGAGCTCGTCACCGACCTGGAGGTCCTCGGGTATCCGGGGGTCCTTGACGAACTTGATGCCCTTGCGGCTCAGCTCCTTCAGGGCACCCCCGTCGACGTTCCACGCCACCCAGGACGCGAACCGCCGTGAGGCCCGCACCTGCAGGGAGAAGTGGGTGTGCCGGACGACCTGCTGACCGTCGACGGTGGCGGCCACGTCGTCGCGCAGGGAGGCGCCGGGCACCGGGACGTCGATCCGCACGCCGAGGAAGTCCCTGTCGTAGCCGCCGGGCTCCTCGATCTCCTGCACGGTAGGGGGGCGGAGCGAGATCGCGAGCTTCTCGAAGACCGAGGCCGGGAGACACGCCAGCGCGTGGTCGTCGGGGCTGGTGTCGCTCTCCCCGCCGAAGTGCAGACCGGCCACGACCGTCTGGGTCCGGCCGGCCCGGGTGAACATCCACAGTGAACCGGAATCGCCGCCGCGGCTGATCTGGAGGGCGGCCGCCGGTTGATCGGGATCGGGCCCGATCTCGAAGCAGCCGATGGCCCGGACGCCCACGGTGCCGCCGTAGTCGAGCTCGACGATGGTGTCGACCCGCCGCACGACGCCGTGGGTGACACCCGTCGTGCGCCCGGACTTGACGACGGTGTCGCCCAGCTCGGGTTCGCCCAACTGGTCCGGCACCACGTCCAGCTCGATGGTGGCGGGGTCGAACTCGCGGTCCTCGATGCTGGCGACGGCGCAGTCCCCGGCGATGCCCAGGTGCGAGCGGACGAGGCGGCCCAGCCGGTTGCGGTCGGTGCGGTTGTCGTCGTGCGTCCCGGGCTGCACGACGTCGTCGCCCAGCGCACCGTCCGGGCCGTGCAGGACGTGCCAGTTGCTCAGGACGTACGGCGTGCCGTCGGCCCGGTCGTAGACGATGCCGCCGAGGGTGCCCGCGCTGACGTGCACGTTCCCCACGCTGACGCCGGGGACGACGGGGTCGATCCGGGCCTTGCGCTGCACCGGGACCGGCTCGGGCACCACCTTGAAGGCGGGCTCGTACCGCCGCTCGAGGACGTCCGTGGGGACCTCCACCCCGTCGACCGTGATCGACCTCGGTACCGCGGCGGTACCCAGCGCTCGGAGCGCGTCCGGCGCCGAGCGCTTCTCGTTGACGGTGAACTGCACGGAGAGCTCCGGCGTCCGCCGACCGTCGGTCACCTTGTAGCCGATGCCGATGGAGGTGATGTTCGGGTCCCGCAGGTAGTCCTCACCCTTGGTCCGGATGAACTGCCGCAGCGCGGCGAGCAGGTCCTGCTCCCTGGCGTTGCCGTCCCTTCCTGTGTCCTCGGCGGACGTCGCGGACGCCTCATCGGCAGGCATGGCCGGTCCTCCCTACGGTGTCGTTGCTGCGGCGGTCGCGCCGGGACGCTGCCACGGCTGGAAGGCGTTGGGCGCCGAGCGCATGGCCGGCCGCAGCTCCGGGTGGTGCCGCAGGATCACCGACGTCATCGTGGTGTCGGCCAGCCACCGCATCCCGGCGGCGGTGTACACCGCCGGGGTGAAGTCCTCGGTGAGGAACCGGTCGCTGTCCAGCCGGCGGGATGCCATGACGATGAAGATCCGGAACGCCGTGTCGCTGAACGCGAAGCCCTCCGGTCGGCGCTCGGCGAACAGCCCGACCATCAGGTCCACCTTCTCGATGTCTCCGCCGTAGACCCGGGACATCTCGGAGGCGAGCTCGGCGTCGCCGGTGAGCTCCTCGAAGCCGGCCGGGGCCCGGAGCCGCAACTGCCGCCGGAACTCGCAGTACCGGGGGACGCCGAGCTCCCGGTGCCGCAGGATGTCGACGGCGGCCAGGTCCATGACCTGCCCGTCCGGCCGTACGAACTGCTGCAGGGACGCCGGGAAGTTGTGCAGGGTCACCAGCCCGGGGTGCTCGGTGCCGAGTGAGTACAGGAAGTCGGCCATCGGCAGCGTCTCCAGCAACGCCAGCGACTTCGGCCCGGACAGCTCCTGCAGCGAGTACGGCTCCTCCCGGAAGCGCCGGTCGTCGGTGTGCGACCGCAGGTCGAACAGGTCGGGGACCAGGGGGTGCATCCGGTAGACGGCGGCGAACTCCTCGGTCAGGGAGTAGGGCACCCCGTACCCCCGCATCGGTGATCCCGGGATGCCGCTGATCACCTCGCTGTCGCTCAGCCGGCCGAATGCGGTGCCCAGCCGCTCACCGGCCAGCCCCCACCAGTTCGCCCGCATGGCGACGACCGTCGCCGGGTGGCTGATCACGGCCGGCGTCCACTCCACCGTGTGGATCTTGGCGATCAGCGCGGCGATGACCAGCCGCGCCCGTTGGAAGAGCTCCTCGTCGCCCCAGTTCGGGAAGCTGTCCGCCAGCATGTCGCACACGGCGTTGTGCTCCCGGGTGAACAGGGTCTGCAGGGGGACCAGCCCGAGCCAGAACCCCGGCTCCGCCATCGTCGGGTGGTCGCTCTTCGGCGTCGGCAGCATCCCGTTGGCCTCGACGCGGAGCCGGCCGCCCTCGAAGGTCCGGGCCTCGCGCTGGTGCTCCGGCGTGCTGCCGTAGATCTGGGAGGCGTCCCACCAGTGGGTGCTGGTGTTCAGCGACGTCCTCGGGGACCGGCCGGCATCCGGCCGCGTCGGGTCCTCGGGCGTGCGCATGACGAGCATGGGTCGCTCCGGCCACGGGTCGTCCTCGGCCAGCTCGATCCGCCACGGGTCCTCGGTGGGGCTCTTCCCGTGGCTGAACCAGTCCCGGATCATCCACTGCAGCCACGGCGCGACCAGTGCGTTGACCGAGGTGGCGGGGATGAGCCCGTGGCGGGTCATCAGCTGCCGGCTGACCTCCCGCGGGCTCGGTTCGACGACCTCGGCCCGCGTCGGCCGGCCGGCCGACGCGAGGGGGAGGTTCCGCCCGAACCGGGTGCCGGCCATCCCCGCGGACGGTGCGTCGAGCTGGTTCCAGCTCCCGTCCGTGGTCCGCTGGGTCAGGACGTCCGGGTCGAACGGCGGGACGACGGGGGGCAGGGTGGTGGGCACTGCGCTGGTGTCGACCAGGTTGTGCCGACGCAGCGAGTCGCGCAGGCCGCTGAGCACGACCAGGGCGAGCGGCAGGGGCAGCCGGTCCCAGCCGCGACGCCGGTCCACGACACCGGCCGCCGCGCGGTAGACCCGCCACGGCAGCGAGCTCCGGTGGCCGCCCCGCGGGTCGGGCTCCCTCTCGGTCATGAGTCGCGCCTCCTCAGGATCCCGTGCCGGAGCGGTGGCCCCGCAGGAGGTGAGGTCCACCGGGGCTCACGCATCGAGCAGCCCGGGCCGGAGCGCCGTGCCCCCGACTGGTCCGGCCGCGAGGCCAGGGTCACCAACGCCAGTGCGAGGTTGACCGCCGAGATGGCGGTGACCACGGCGCCGGCCCGCGGGGACAGGTCTCCCCGACGCCGGGCCAGCAGCGCAGCGACCGTGTCGCTGCCGTGCACGACCGGGGCCACCAGCTCCGCGTGCTGCCGTCGGGAGCTGCTGGTCGACAGCAGGTCGGCGCCGATCAGCACGGTCCGGATCCCGAACATCCGCAACGGGTAGCGCATGGCCGGCTGGCTGGCCGGGTCGATGCCCAGCCGGCGGATGACGAGGTCGGGGACGAGCAGACCTGCCGATCCCATGGTGAGCCGGACCCCGGCGAGCAGCACCCGGGTGATGTCCGTGGGTGACGTCATCGGAGTCCCCTCCTCAGTGGCGGACGAGGTGGCCTCACGGCTGCTGCTGACGCAACGCGAACCAGCCGACCCGGCGCCTCCACGTCCACACGACACCGAGGTAGAGGCTCGGGGACACGAGCCGGACCTCGTCGCGGACCATGTGCGCCACCCGGGAGGTCGTCGAGTAGTCGATGAGGACGCACCGCTT comes from the Modestobacter italicus genome and includes:
- a CDS encoding AfsR/SARP family transcriptional regulator; amino-acid sequence: MGSTTARLDLLGGFRLQVSGAHPRAAADDLPRGVQRLVAHLGLSHRPARSAVAGLLWPEVPESQAQGSLRSALWRLQKMAPGVIEVSGGVLALAPAVRVDVREFDVWAHASIDPRVDVDRSVLAEVGLSGELLPGWYDDWVLLERDRLRQLRLHALEALADKLTAVGRHGEALQAAHAAVRAEPLRETARRALMRIQLAQGNVAEALRTYESFRRYLFDELGVAPSSQMDDLVAGIRRPRRVPALVSVPSGGASAAHRTGWTVGSQDVSSGSGRSGHVARGRQ
- a CDS encoding peroxidase family protein, whose amino-acid sequence is MTEREPDPRGGHRSSLPWRVYRAAAGVVDRRRGWDRLPLPLALVVLSGLRDSLRRHNLVDTSAVPTTLPPVVPPFDPDVLTQRTTDGSWNQLDAPSAGMAGTRFGRNLPLASAGRPTRAEVVEPSPREVSRQLMTRHGLIPATSVNALVAPWLQWMIRDWFSHGKSPTEDPWRIELAEDDPWPERPMLVMRTPEDPTRPDAGRSPRTSLNTSTHWWDASQIYGSTPEHQREARTFEGGRLRVEANGMLPTPKSDHPTMAEPGFWLGLVPLQTLFTREHNAVCDMLADSFPNWGDEELFQRARLVIAALIAKIHTVEWTPAVISHPATVVAMRANWWGLAGERLGTAFGRLSDSEVISGIPGSPMRGYGVPYSLTEEFAAVYRMHPLVPDLFDLRSHTDDRRFREEPYSLQELSGPKSLALLETLPMADFLYSLGTEHPGLVTLHNFPASLQQFVRPDGQVMDLAAVDILRHRELGVPRYCEFRRQLRLRAPAGFEELTGDAELASEMSRVYGGDIEKVDLMVGLFAERRPEGFAFSDTAFRIFIVMASRRLDSDRFLTEDFTPAVYTAAGMRWLADTTMTSVILRHHPELRPAMRSAPNAFQPWQRPGATAAATTP
- a CDS encoding M36 family metallopeptidase; this encodes MTTRDVPQDFHALYDTGARRARGVSLPASEAAETAETAGQSRLAADVGGLQVDYDEATGLPNRVTGLSPSARLSPSAEGSAEEAVERFIAGRADLWGLSPQDAAGIEIASVSGSRLRTAHLVQRVDGVEVFNSDVTAALTPANEVVSVAGQFFPGAATAGRARRTAGTTAEEAVAVAAFDLTGQQYPAASFAVEEDGEADRAGGYRTYRFEEPAPGSRPPFDRPVRVKEVLFPLGQGQFVPAFYLELWIRTLPAFSYVVDAVGAPDVLFRRNLRADAAFTYRVHNTGDAVCRPEDGPAPGSPHPTGIPDGFQAPTIDQRLVTVESLDGRDPWLPADATTTAGNNCVAYADLAGPDGLGPGDVLGTVTGPRTFDHVYDHTKPASDPTNLQSSVVGMFFHVNWLHDRWYEAGFDEAAGNAQRDDLGRGGIGGDPVLAEGNDFSGTDNANMQTPADGASPRMQMFEFRGVAPRPSRTSNFEALITFHEMGHYVTNRLVGNAAGLLNRQGGAMGEGWGDFFAICMTSQPSDPFTSGVFPVGGWTDLTPTFDDNYYFSIRRYPYSVDLSKNPLTFRHISNGVVLPIGPSRNPDAGGANSEVHNAGEVWCAALWEVFVDLVVAHGHAEAERRVLEYVIGGLKLTPSMPTFTQARDGVLSAVSALDPGDLPVVWQGFAKRGMGVGAVSPPSTSTSLAGVVEDFTTP
- a CDS encoding DNA/RNA non-specific endonuclease; its protein translation is MPADEASATSAEDTGRDGNAREQDLLAALRQFIRTKGEDYLRDPNITSIGIGYKVTDGRRTPELSVQFTVNEKRSAPDALRALGTAAVPRSITVDGVEVPTDVLERRYEPAFKVVPEPVPVQRKARIDPVVPGVSVGNVHVSAGTLGGIVYDRADGTPYVLSNWHVLHGPDGALGDDVVQPGTHDDNRTDRNRLGRLVRSHLGIAGDCAVASIEDREFDPATIELDVVPDQLGEPELGDTVVKSGRTTGVTHGVVRRVDTIVELDYGGTVGVRAIGCFEIGPDPDQPAAALQISRGGDSGSLWMFTRAGRTQTVVAGLHFGGESDTSPDDHALACLPASVFEKLAISLRPPTVQEIEEPGGYDRDFLGVRIDVPVPGASLRDDVAATVDGQQVVRHTHFSLQVRASRRFASWVAWNVDGGALKELSRKGIKFVKDPRIPEDLQVGDELYSDNDLDRGHLARRADLLWGSLPVAKKANTDSFFFTNITPQMDDFNQSARAGVWGRLEDAVFADVDVEDLRISVFGGPVFQDDDRVYRGVQLPREYWKVLVFREGGTLRARAFLLTQGLDQLEALELDEFRVFQTAVRELEERTGLRFPDVLRDADTLTVPEALDRRAPLEGTDDIRW
- a CDS encoding M20/M25/M40 family metallo-hydrolase codes for the protein MKLILFDLGQTLEDGDVLLPGAREVLEAISALRDGNGAAALLGLVSDFDMPTEPSEVPEIQQRYHALLDHLGIRPFFEPVAERVTLSTEVGAFKPDEAVFRAAVTKADPALAFSDVLFVTENRGHVLAARRLGLAAAHLRGPGQTDGEVDSLADLVPVVREFVSDAGAQVATVVVVAADGDAGAAAAAAGLAWTMLGEVLVVTGPAARVQQFVATAGAAPPVPCTVDRQHLRLVIQIGRLFQEEHPEVPVVVDKGRYLVVALEPGAGALLDRPEDGHYAVRPLPTDAVVFAQRAAGPRQGAAPAVDRRGPVAALSRATFAADLGTLAGSRTRHSTGDGFLAAVDWARTELAAHGYATQVQTLPVGAGTTQNLIADRPGGADGRGVVIVTAHLDSVNLRGGPAAAAPGADDNASGAAGVLAIGRALAGHTGGHDLRLILFGGEEQGLIGSRHYVAGLSPAERARIRAVVNMDMIAGRNTDTPTVLLEGAAVSQEVIDALAAVAAAHTSLVVQTSLTPFNSDHVPFLDRGVPTVLTIEGADGANARVHTELDTVESCDVDLALEILRMNVAFVAQVLDER